In Vibrio bathopelagicus, the following are encoded in one genomic region:
- a CDS encoding DUF11 domain-containing protein, whose amino-acid sequence MELSANKDFYDNNQQVTYTLTLRNNSTKAIDGLNVEDQLLDILTEGDDGNDVNAFTVVSIQGTSTFLSSAGDYDRFGNLNASNVRLAVGGSVTYTMFATVSPGAAGTIDNFASASLGVEPSVNSNTESLTRSVYQHDVAVSVDKDNYLLNDELTYTIKVENEGDSVIRHLNVESAVLTIESLNIHGDYQLAFTSSINSAQVQGAESDAGDFSSSGDLVVTNASIAVGGSVTYSVKATVSDNLVGDIVNDSVITQTRDSVISGNETLTPPTDPNITLTHTLNKTDEYLVQDEFTYTVTVKNASDSGIAYNYSVQQLLTDIESDLGNNIRNEQNADDTAGNPYESWTNEVISIGNKSVSELAASGLESNRPLNDWVSIYPGQEILYSISVDVSPVSIGRIPQIIARVMDSEGIADSSDILANPLDTEEVLSSLSSQITRSKKTTDTTYVPGVSGDNEVVYDIVVSNSDTQYFANDIEIVDKFACIVTDQVDGSSGPAFSEWKLEIANSSGEGSNYGSFEYNKWTTDDINLKVDLAPEGLVRYKLTAKVADTSVGQIVDDGTSSSSSSGSCLGDNLHESGSGVQMPNSNLKVQKEVDSRYYSAGGTLNYTITVENNGDGYAIDVPVKDDLAAIRTKSITDAVTPAYLSWVVTAKSYAADGAVSNISDPGFTDTINGNQSNKTILDVEAKIAPHEKIIYSIEAIVNPIADDEIRNEVTVDGRLFSDRGSYPRDYYLTLDKRVDGKDEQNWYTDTTDTVTYTISITNPVGNGFASNINVKDEISSIQAELLHQPGEMKQVFSSWTISAEREADSPWVKAVTDAGSFSDDNDLDAVAQLPPGATITYTIVGTLDRSVDSEILWGTFRNTATITGPHTNLSDTVTTHPQEPNLVVAKTAENTDFIVGETATFDIYVYNRGIGYANNATVEDDIAELNFFSSWTITPSANTDKPGSRYGEVTDNENINTDVDITPGGWVHYEISGIVKADYPHDQVSNRVDVYDPITDRDHSSSAQIDNADSNYSINVSLTKTTDVVRYTPGKDLIYTIVIGNNGDVDESDLVFIDRLTEITTTLANDKDDHSDDFLNQNPFEYWSVDTGTGYGSETTDDVEIPVSIPAKDFITVRIKARVKDNAVSNGVAPNEQDVIRNEAFLIHTDDVGCTTACEYLKSAVAENHQVHNDGSVKRTTNINRYSPGEELIYTIAYNSRDERGYRNNVDVNELINDISVELQDGSSGNPFYDDATSSNQFTVAVAKSDPANAGTTDGTQDGTVQDNQDIQTTIDIDQGENVTYTVKGIVRPDAVGDISYRDTIVLPNDYHLKFDKITDETIYEPGQTITYRLVIENDGEGNAHDIPIVDDLEDIKVDLVDGTRGDAYSTWTITSTASGDNADYVDAGNGAGNVYTSTDSNLNVSADIPMGATVEYQVVATINDKANGDIVNVLTVDSDSIAHEIKQSARQIDYEKNILAYYDVDGNELPGATQYMPGGYVEYEIVIENIAAAHVDDISLRDDIDEINTQYYDGTRGPAFDSWTIKTDSDNSGISDPDVDNSIQDNHAINTHFDIAADNFGGVLSDPFIRYVILAKISPKAVGSFTNKAYIDEDDGNELIAVSPPSSMAEPEVTFTKKAFTDAAFTTPKTDYSQATGESEVYYRVQLENTGNGIEYDSRLEDIVSAIKTRIAEDETSNGGDPTGQPFVSGWEVSLDKNVAAGSITDAIGFVPGTNVDIDNDIVIAPQESMTFTIHAVIRDDALGDVQNKASYDGKVRSATLVPLDNSISVEKRVVSINGTPFSDGSSYYLPGDEVEYEFVVTNLVNGWADDIQIKDTVTDVEVEVIGDERKPAFVSGDISDETSNGIDADVDTFIPSYNTSGNLNIEVDIAAGEVLIFNLKGTVRDDALGVIDENRVTAGGQSATSETVPPKEAELSYFKTLEYTDGDSTTCSVPSSDGSDCTYAPRGDVEYQVTLDNVGDSIANDVSVIDAIHAIKTEDGDNAYSDWSTAIAVEPAGSYDIQGNYNGNVPLDATVDLRPGERIVFDVKGTVSTSATGTITNTAQVNGDNTNDIVLDAGRSYILIDKWTDTPQYKPGGTVNYYIDITNDDVDTGLFSIRDIISDFEVETVDGSMQTALTEWSVDYEVLFNSAPSDPNANDFSELDKLVGQTSPDINLPAESIKMAGRNDSGAGGDKYTVVRIVIEGKVRDDAVSRFTNTAYLKHGLDDSKIARLREGYITPFPGQLAVTKETTPLAEPDAKYQPGQPILYKITLANTGQGYLVDQVLTDRIDTIMTDVANSTDQEQALTGNWVISDESLDGSGDPTLNARKNVSNTAQGYSATYSIHPGDSYSFVVSNTVNDKAKGEITNIVNVDGDDGEYTAEATYLPEDAQIEITKDVDKVEYLPGDTLEYTVAVKNNGLGWAENVVIEDALKSVKTTIAGGATEQAFDPASIQISAMSTTGETPVPTPTTGEDLNETLDIAPEDSIVFTIQVTTNALATGDIINVASVTFDGTTIDDSALSTPVLATVSIEKTVDTPSYEVTKLINYEITVSNSSDAFASGVHLDDILSDIEVDTTGDNKESAFLLWEVSYEASDDRTVVNPDTFDLSDDIDVDMDIAPQSTVTFHIKSLIRTTAIGEISNTANITYNGTPQESTVVITPKESEFVATKTNVQTEYEPGQELEFLITIENTSNNYISDLSVVDDMGTIEVVYYDGSTGPAFVAGTTSLVVESESLGSSAEQISPTEYKVDIAPKGTVVFRSKGTVVDTATGSIVNTAYVDGGDVVSPPVHSVAAVVQAELYTDAEYYIPGEKVEYHLVVQNIGRGIAKDVAIYTQFSESMGDYIDGTRAQAFDDWTVEAVSDGAETQPGTYTDDKDLFTLVDIAPSGKIDYTFTLTVNEDMLTNIDVLGYYLDLTGNPALAARARGAMPSPSSVEINAEQVAALDLPPVEAELIVEKRSDKPEYTEDDDRVTYYLAVTNNGQGNAANVRLTDEISELQNSAGNKVFTDWTIEGVEVDGTGAVIQRHTLPPNKDLDTMVNLKSQKRNGYAFEVVGTLGKGLDDDITNTFTATESDGTQTSDSVTTHIKKIPDNSGELLLTKSALQDTAQVGDAVEYEIIVENNNESYFKNVTVEDRYPGGLKYIADTSEVVLSGIDGEFGTEDDVILSQEPSDTGRLIFTSLNFDPGEKLRIRYLLRVSVGATFGDYINTAVSKVDGVAVSNEDTAKVTVEPDKVFDTSSIIGKVFEDHNKDGFQADATAFDVELTANLVDQDYIANSTHIIRDGKDVAVEDEELIGFATSAVEKGLELGDLWGHSVNRTISETSSVVIQFKTRTQQSFDFYVTTDAGSRIEFDAEGQIQFNHESDRKKGLSAENLNVTRNLYRDGEDFLWEIVIENKGVYEDGIPGVKLMTVEGIVIYTDQYGRYHVPDQWVLNKKGKNFLVKLDTDSLSTSMEVVSENPKVLRITPNKLTKFNFSVHRKDQESEQP is encoded by the coding sequence ATGGAGCTATCAGCAAATAAGGATTTTTATGATAACAACCAACAAGTTACTTACACCCTTACCCTAAGGAATAATTCCACTAAGGCCATTGATGGTCTTAATGTCGAAGATCAGTTGCTAGATATCCTAACGGAAGGAGATGACGGAAATGATGTTAATGCATTTACAGTCGTCTCGATTCAAGGGACTTCGACGTTTCTATCTTCAGCCGGAGATTACGACCGTTTTGGAAACTTAAATGCTTCAAACGTTCGACTCGCAGTTGGTGGCTCCGTGACTTATACCATGTTTGCTACCGTCTCTCCTGGAGCTGCAGGTACGATTGACAACTTCGCGAGCGCAAGCTTGGGTGTAGAGCCCAGTGTTAACTCGAATACAGAGTCTTTGACTCGCTCTGTATATCAGCATGACGTGGCGGTCTCTGTTGATAAAGACAATTACCTACTCAATGATGAATTGACCTATACCATTAAGGTGGAAAATGAAGGTGATTCAGTCATCCGCCACCTCAATGTTGAAAGCGCAGTTTTAACAATAGAGTCATTGAATATTCACGGTGATTATCAGCTTGCTTTCACTTCGAGTATTAACTCAGCGCAGGTACAAGGAGCGGAAAGTGATGCCGGGGATTTCTCTTCTTCAGGGGACTTAGTTGTTACAAATGCTTCAATTGCAGTAGGTGGTTCTGTTACATACTCGGTGAAAGCGACGGTTTCAGATAACTTAGTCGGAGACATTGTTAATGACAGTGTTATTACCCAAACACGCGACTCGGTTATTTCTGGAAACGAAACGCTTACTCCTCCGACCGACCCCAATATTACGCTTACCCACACCTTGAACAAAACAGATGAATACTTAGTTCAGGATGAGTTTACTTATACGGTGACGGTAAAAAACGCATCGGATTCAGGTATCGCTTACAACTATTCAGTTCAGCAACTTTTGACCGATATTGAGTCCGATTTGGGTAACAATATCCGCAATGAACAAAATGCGGATGACACGGCAGGTAACCCTTACGAATCTTGGACTAACGAAGTTATTTCTATTGGTAATAAAAGTGTTTCTGAACTTGCGGCTTCTGGTTTGGAATCCAATAGACCCTTGAATGATTGGGTGTCTATCTACCCTGGTCAAGAGATACTCTATTCTATCTCCGTCGATGTAAGCCCTGTTTCGATTGGTCGTATTCCGCAGATTATTGCGCGTGTTATGGATAGCGAAGGTATTGCAGATTCAAGTGATATTTTGGCAAATCCTCTGGATACTGAAGAAGTTCTATCATCTTTATCAAGTCAAATAACCCGTAGCAAGAAGACGACAGACACGACATATGTACCCGGAGTATCGGGTGATAACGAGGTGGTTTATGACATCGTTGTCTCTAATTCCGATACACAATATTTCGCAAACGATATTGAAATAGTAGATAAATTTGCTTGTATCGTGACCGATCAGGTTGATGGTAGTAGTGGCCCTGCTTTTTCCGAATGGAAACTGGAAATCGCAAACAGTAGTGGGGAGGGGTCAAACTATGGGTCGTTTGAGTATAACAAGTGGACCACTGACGATATTAACTTGAAGGTTGACCTCGCTCCTGAAGGTCTTGTTCGATACAAGTTGACGGCAAAGGTAGCAGACACCAGTGTCGGTCAGATAGTCGATGATGGTACAAGTTCCAGTTCAAGCTCAGGATCGTGTTTAGGCGATAATCTGCATGAATCTGGCTCTGGTGTACAGATGCCGAACTCTAATTTGAAAGTCCAGAAAGAAGTCGATTCACGTTATTACTCGGCTGGTGGTACGTTAAATTACACCATTACCGTTGAAAATAACGGTGATGGTTACGCGATCGATGTGCCGGTTAAAGATGATCTTGCTGCTATTAGAACGAAGTCAATCACAGACGCTGTTACGCCAGCTTATTTGAGCTGGGTCGTCACGGCTAAATCTTATGCTGCAGATGGGGCTGTTTCGAATATTAGCGACCCCGGCTTTACGGATACGATCAATGGCAACCAATCTAATAAGACTATCCTTGATGTTGAAGCGAAAATTGCCCCCCATGAAAAAATCATCTATAGCATTGAAGCCATTGTAAATCCAATAGCGGACGATGAAATCCGTAACGAAGTGACCGTCGATGGCCGACTGTTCTCAGATAGAGGTTCATACCCAAGGGACTATTACTTAACCCTTGATAAGCGAGTTGATGGTAAGGACGAGCAAAACTGGTATACGGACACGACAGATACAGTTACTTATACGATCAGCATAACGAACCCTGTAGGCAATGGCTTTGCATCGAATATAAATGTCAAAGATGAAATCAGTAGTATTCAAGCAGAACTACTTCATCAGCCGGGTGAAATGAAGCAAGTTTTCTCGTCATGGACAATCAGTGCGGAAAGGGAAGCGGACTCACCATGGGTCAAAGCGGTTACTGATGCTGGTTCTTTTTCTGATGACAATGATCTTGATGCTGTGGCTCAGCTCCCTCCTGGGGCGACAATAACTTACACAATCGTAGGCACTTTAGACCGCAGTGTCGATTCTGAGATTCTTTGGGGTACATTTCGTAATACAGCAACAATAACAGGCCCTCATACTAACCTGTCGGATACCGTAACCACACACCCACAAGAACCTAATTTGGTCGTTGCTAAAACCGCTGAAAATACCGACTTTATTGTCGGTGAAACCGCAACCTTTGATATCTATGTTTATAACCGTGGCATCGGATACGCGAACAACGCAACAGTAGAAGATGACATTGCTGAACTCAATTTCTTTAGCAGCTGGACGATTACCCCTTCAGCTAATACAGACAAACCTGGCTCTCGTTATGGTGAGGTGACCGATAATGAAAATATCAATACTGATGTCGATATAACTCCCGGAGGTTGGGTTCACTATGAGATCTCGGGGATTGTTAAGGCCGACTATCCTCACGACCAAGTATCCAACCGCGTAGATGTTTATGATCCTATCACAGACAGAGATCATAGCTCTTCCGCGCAAATTGATAATGCAGATAGTAATTACTCCATCAACGTGTCACTGACGAAAACGACTGATGTTGTACGCTATACCCCAGGAAAAGATCTTATCTACACCATTGTGATTGGCAACAATGGCGATGTCGACGAGTCTGATTTGGTCTTCATCGATCGGCTGACTGAGATCACAACGACCTTGGCAAACGATAAAGACGACCATTCGGATGATTTTCTCAACCAAAATCCATTCGAATATTGGTCTGTTGATACGGGAACGGGTTACGGCTCAGAAACAACCGATGATGTAGAGATCCCAGTTTCTATTCCGGCAAAGGACTTTATTACGGTTCGCATCAAAGCTCGCGTCAAAGACAATGCGGTTTCAAACGGCGTTGCGCCTAATGAGCAAGATGTTATTCGTAATGAAGCCTTTCTTATCCATACTGACGATGTTGGGTGCACAACTGCTTGTGAATACTTGAAATCGGCAGTGGCAGAAAACCACCAAGTTCATAATGACGGCAGTGTAAAACGCACCACGAACATTAATCGCTATTCTCCGGGTGAGGAGTTGATTTATACCATTGCTTATAATTCAAGAGATGAACGCGGTTATCGTAATAACGTCGATGTTAATGAACTAATTAATGACATTTCTGTTGAACTGCAAGATGGCAGCTCAGGAAATCCATTCTATGATGATGCAACGAGCAGCAATCAATTTACGGTGGCTGTTGCAAAGAGTGATCCTGCAAACGCTGGTACCACGGATGGAACGCAAGACGGGACAGTTCAAGATAATCAAGACATTCAAACAACCATCGATATTGATCAAGGTGAAAATGTAACTTACACCGTCAAAGGAATCGTTCGTCCTGATGCGGTTGGTGATATTTCATACCGAGATACGATAGTTCTTCCTAATGATTACCATCTTAAGTTCGATAAGATTACAGATGAAACGATTTATGAGCCCGGACAAACCATTACTTATCGCTTAGTTATTGAAAATGATGGTGAAGGTAATGCTCACGACATTCCGATTGTTGACGATTTAGAAGATATCAAAGTTGACTTAGTGGATGGTACAAGAGGGGATGCATATTCCACGTGGACCATTACATCAACTGCGAGCGGTGACAACGCTGACTATGTCGATGCCGGAAATGGCGCTGGTAATGTTTACACTTCTACTGACAGTAACCTTAACGTTTCGGCTGATATCCCTATGGGAGCAACGGTCGAATACCAAGTTGTTGCTACGATCAATGATAAAGCGAATGGCGATATTGTTAATGTGCTGACTGTGGATAGCGACAGTATTGCACATGAAATTAAGCAGTCGGCTCGTCAAATTGATTACGAAAAAAACATCCTAGCTTATTACGATGTCGACGGTAATGAACTGCCTGGCGCTACCCAATATATGCCTGGCGGTTATGTTGAGTATGAAATTGTTATTGAAAATATCGCAGCTGCTCACGTAGATGATATTAGCTTACGTGACGATATCGATGAAATTAATACTCAATACTACGATGGCACGCGAGGCCCTGCGTTCGACAGTTGGACGATAAAGACGGACTCAGATAACTCAGGGATATCCGATCCTGATGTTGATAATTCGATTCAAGATAATCACGCCATTAATACGCATTTTGATATAGCGGCAGATAACTTCGGCGGTGTTCTAAGTGACCCGTTTATTCGCTACGTGATTCTTGCCAAGATCAGCCCGAAGGCGGTTGGCTCTTTTACCAACAAAGCTTATATCGATGAAGATGATGGTAATGAATTGATTGCTGTTTCTCCGCCTTCATCGATGGCAGAGCCAGAAGTAACTTTTACTAAGAAAGCATTTACCGATGCCGCCTTCACAACCCCTAAAACAGACTACTCGCAAGCGACTGGTGAGAGTGAGGTGTATTACCGTGTGCAACTTGAAAATACGGGCAATGGTATTGAATATGACTCACGTTTAGAAGATATCGTCTCGGCGATTAAAACACGTATTGCTGAAGATGAAACCTCTAACGGAGGAGACCCTACAGGCCAACCATTTGTATCAGGTTGGGAGGTCAGCTTAGATAAAAATGTCGCAGCTGGTTCTATCACTGATGCTATTGGTTTTGTACCGGGCACCAATGTCGATATCGACAATGATATTGTCATCGCACCTCAAGAAAGTATGACGTTTACCATCCATGCTGTGATTCGTGATGACGCGTTAGGCGACGTTCAAAACAAGGCGAGTTATGACGGTAAGGTTCGCAGCGCTACATTAGTCCCTTTAGACAATAGTATTAGCGTAGAGAAACGCGTCGTATCCATCAATGGTACGCCATTTAGTGATGGAAGCAGTTATTACCTCCCTGGTGATGAAGTTGAGTATGAGTTTGTCGTTACTAACTTGGTTAATGGTTGGGCAGATGATATTCAAATTAAAGATACAGTGACTGATGTTGAGGTTGAAGTCATTGGTGATGAGAGGAAGCCCGCTTTTGTTTCTGGTGATATTTCTGATGAAACCAGTAATGGGATTGATGCGGATGTCGACACCTTCATTCCAAGCTACAACACAAGCGGTAACCTCAATATCGAAGTCGATATTGCCGCTGGCGAAGTTTTGATCTTCAACCTTAAAGGAACGGTACGTGATGACGCATTAGGTGTCATTGATGAAAACCGGGTGACTGCCGGAGGTCAATCTGCAACATCGGAAACGGTTCCGCCAAAAGAAGCAGAGCTTAGCTACTTCAAAACTTTAGAGTATACCGATGGCGATTCAACAACCTGTTCTGTTCCATCGAGTGATGGAAGCGATTGTACTTATGCACCTAGAGGTGATGTTGAATATCAAGTGACCTTGGATAATGTCGGTGACAGTATTGCTAACGATGTCAGTGTCATTGATGCGATTCATGCTATCAAAACAGAAGATGGGGACAACGCTTACTCTGACTGGTCAACCGCTATTGCAGTGGAGCCTGCGGGTAGTTATGACATTCAAGGTAACTATAACGGCAATGTACCGCTGGATGCGACGGTCGACCTTCGTCCTGGCGAGCGCATTGTGTTTGATGTTAAAGGAACGGTTTCAACGTCTGCGACGGGCACCATTACTAACACCGCACAGGTTAATGGTGACAATACCAATGATATTGTTCTTGATGCAGGCCGTTCGTACATTCTTATCGACAAGTGGACAGATACTCCTCAGTACAAACCTGGAGGTACAGTAAATTATTACATCGATATCACTAACGATGATGTCGATACAGGCCTTTTCTCCATCCGAGATATTATTAGCGACTTTGAAGTTGAAACCGTCGATGGCTCGATGCAAACTGCATTAACGGAATGGAGCGTGGACTATGAAGTACTTTTCAATTCAGCGCCATCAGACCCGAATGCGAACGACTTTTCAGAGCTGGATAAACTCGTAGGTCAAACGAGCCCAGACATCAATCTACCGGCTGAATCTATTAAAATGGCAGGGCGCAACGATTCAGGAGCCGGCGGTGATAAGTACACCGTAGTTCGTATCGTCATTGAAGGTAAAGTTCGTGATGATGCTGTTAGTCGTTTTACTAATACGGCTTATCTGAAGCATGGATTAGATGATTCAAAAATTGCACGTTTGAGAGAGGGTTATATTACCCCTTTCCCTGGGCAACTTGCTGTGACTAAGGAAACAACGCCTCTTGCTGAACCAGATGCTAAATATCAGCCTGGCCAGCCTATTTTATACAAGATCACGTTAGCGAATACGGGACAGGGCTACCTGGTGGACCAAGTTCTAACTGATCGCATCGATACCATTATGACGGATGTGGCAAATAGCACCGATCAAGAGCAGGCACTTACTGGTAACTGGGTTATTAGCGACGAAAGCCTTGACGGAAGTGGCGATCCAACACTGAATGCGCGTAAAAATGTGTCGAATACGGCTCAGGGATACAGTGCGACTTATAGTATCCACCCCGGTGATAGCTATTCGTTTGTGGTCAGCAATACCGTTAATGATAAAGCTAAAGGCGAAATAACCAATATCGTGAATGTTGATGGTGATGACGGTGAGTACACAGCGGAGGCGACCTACCTTCCTGAAGACGCTCAAATTGAAATCACAAAAGACGTCGATAAAGTTGAGTACCTTCCTGGAGATACGCTTGAGTATACCGTTGCTGTTAAAAACAACGGCTTAGGTTGGGCTGAAAATGTAGTGATTGAAGATGCGCTGAAGTCAGTTAAGACCACCATTGCTGGTGGCGCTACAGAGCAGGCGTTTGATCCGGCTTCTATTCAAATATCGGCAATGTCGACAACCGGCGAGACACCTGTTCCTACCCCCACCACAGGTGAGGACCTTAATGAAACATTAGATATCGCACCAGAAGACAGCATTGTTTTCACTATCCAAGTCACTACGAATGCGTTGGCGACGGGCGATATCATCAATGTGGCGTCGGTGACGTTTGATGGTACGACGATTGATGATAGCGCACTGAGTACGCCAGTATTGGCAACGGTTTCTATTGAGAAAACGGTCGATACACCTTCGTATGAAGTGACCAAATTGATCAACTACGAAATTACCGTTAGCAATAGCTCTGATGCGTTTGCTTCTGGGGTTCATCTTGACGATATCTTGAGTGATATTGAAGTAGATACGACAGGTGATAATAAAGAATCGGCATTTTTGTTGTGGGAAGTCAGCTACGAAGCTTCTGATGATCGTACGGTCGTAAACCCTGATACGTTTGACCTGAGTGATGATATTGATGTTGATATGGACATTGCTCCACAAAGCACTGTGACCTTCCATATTAAATCCTTGATACGCACAACAGCGATCGGTGAGATCAGCAACACGGCGAACATCACTTATAACGGGACACCGCAAGAATCTACAGTGGTGATAACGCCAAAAGAGTCAGAATTCGTTGCAACTAAAACCAATGTTCAGACAGAGTATGAACCCGGTCAAGAGCTTGAGTTTTTAATCACTATTGAGAATACCTCTAATAACTACATCAGTGATCTGAGTGTGGTCGACGATATGGGCACCATTGAAGTGGTGTATTACGACGGTTCGACAGGTCCTGCGTTTGTTGCTGGTACCACATCGTTGGTTGTTGAATCTGAATCATTAGGAAGTTCGGCTGAGCAAATTAGTCCGACGGAATACAAGGTCGATATTGCGCCGAAAGGCACTGTGGTATTTCGGTCTAAAGGAACCGTTGTGGATACCGCTACGGGCAGTATTGTAAATACTGCTTATGTTGATGGTGGTGATGTTGTGAGTCCTCCGGTGCACAGTGTTGCGGCTGTCGTGCAAGCTGAACTTTATACGGATGCCGAATACTACATCCCAGGTGAGAAGGTGGAGTATCACCTCGTTGTTCAAAACATCGGCCGAGGGATTGCAAAAGATGTCGCCATTTACACTCAGTTTTCAGAATCAATGGGTGACTATATCGATGGCACTCGTGCGCAAGCGTTTGATGATTGGACGGTAGAAGCGGTCTCGGACGGCGCAGAGACTCAGCCAGGGACGTACACTGATGATAAGGATTTGTTTACTTTAGTCGATATCGCACCAAGCGGAAAAATCGATTACACGTTCACATTAACCGTGAACGAAGACATGCTCACAAACATTGATGTTCTTGGTTACTATCTTGATTTGACTGGAAATCCGGCACTCGCAGCTCGCGCAAGAGGAGCAATGCCTTCCCCTTCTTCCGTAGAAATTAATGCTGAGCAAGTGGCAGCACTCGATCTACCTCCTGTTGAAGCTGAGTTAATCGTAGAAAAACGCTCTGACAAACCTGAGTATACAGAGGACGATGACCGCGTTACTTACTATTTAGCAGTAACGAATAATGGTCAAGGAAATGCTGCAAACGTTCGTTTAACTGACGAAATTAGCGAGTTGCAAAACAGCGCGGGTAATAAAGTCTTTACTGATTGGACGATCGAAGGTGTGGAAGTTGACGGCACGGGTGCTGTTATCCAACGTCATACACTCCCGCCTAATAAAGACCTCGATACTATGGTTAACCTCAAATCTCAAAAACGAAATGGTTACGCGTTTGAGGTGGTAGGGACTTTAGGTAAAGGGTTAGATGATGATATCACTAATACCTTTACAGCAACGGAATCTGATGGGACACAAACCAGTGACAGCGTGACCACTCACATCAAGAAGATTCCTGACAATAGCGGGGAGCTGTTGCTGACAAAATCCGCCTTGCAAGATACTGCTCAGGTTGGCGATGCCGTTGAATACGAGATTATTGTTGAAAATAACAATGAATCTTACTTTAAGAACGTGACCGTGGAAGACCGCTATCCGGGGGGCTTGAAGTACATTGCAGATACATCAGAAGTGGTGTTGAGCGGTATTGATGGCGAGTTCGGGACGGAAGATGACGTCATTCTCTCTCAAGAGCCTTCGGACACTGGGAGGTTGATATTTACCTCATTGAATTTTGACCCCGGAGAGAAACTTCGTATCCGTTATCTGTTACGGGTATCTGTTGGAGCCACGTTTGGTGATTACATCAATACAGCGGTGTCAAAAGTCGATGGTGTTGCTGTCTCGAATGAAGACACGGCAAAGGTCACGGTTGAGCCTGACAAGGTATTTGATACCTCATCGATCATCGGAAAAGTTTTTGAAGACCATAACAAAGACGGCTTCCAAGCGGATGCTACTGCGTTTGATGTCGAGCTTACAGCAAACTTAGTCGATCAAGATTATATCGCTAATTCAACTCATATTATTCGTGATGGTAAAGATGTCGCTGTAGAAGATGAAGAGTTGATTGGCTTTGCAACTTCTGCTGTTGAAAAAGGCTTAGAACTTGGTGATCTTTGGGGCCACTCAGTCAACCGAACGATATCTGAAACCAGCTCGGTCGTTATCCAGTTCAAAACCCGCACACAACAGAGCTTTGATTTTTATGTCACGACAGATGCGGGTTCTCGCATTGAGTTTGACGCGGAAGGTCAAATTCAGTTCAACCATGAATCGGATAGAAAGAAAGGCTTAAGTGCTGAAAATCTTAACGTAACCAGAAACCTATATCGCGATGGCGAGGATTTCCTGTGGGAAATCGTTATCGAGAATAAAGGGGTTTATGAAGATGGTATTCCGGGCGTTAAGTTGATGACGGTTGAGGGAATTGTCATTTACACAGATCAGTACGGTCGTTACCACGTGCCCGACCAATGGGTACTCAATAAGAAAGGTAAGAATTTCTTAGTGAAGTTGGACACTGATTCGCTATCAACCTCAATGGAAGTGGTGAGCGAAAACCCGAAAGTGTTACGAATTACCCCGAACAAGCTCACCAAGTTCAACTTTAGCGTCCATCGCAAAGATCAAGAAAGTGAACAGCCGTAA